One genomic region from Skermania piniformis encodes:
- a CDS encoding TIGR03089 family protein, whose protein sequence is MRELTLTGELLDPILARNPAGPRVTWYDDGTGARIELSAVTLANWAAKTANLIRDEFGLAPGARLAVLLPAHWQTTAVLLGAWWAGAEVTLEPDPDVEAAFVAADRLPEVADTPEVAVLSLDALGGSVRDLPAGVTDFATAVRVHGDRFTPSGAGAALAGAAVGTVLDRARATAAALGIGPDDRVLSTAEWDSAAALIDGFVAVLAAGASLVQVSNPDPAAQQRRIGSERITLCR, encoded by the coding sequence ATGCGTGAACTGACCCTGACCGGCGAACTGCTCGATCCCATCCTCGCGCGCAACCCGGCCGGCCCCCGGGTGACCTGGTACGACGACGGCACCGGCGCCCGGATCGAACTGTCGGCCGTGACTCTGGCGAACTGGGCGGCGAAGACCGCCAACCTGATCCGGGACGAGTTCGGCCTGGCGCCGGGCGCCCGGCTGGCCGTCCTGCTCCCCGCGCACTGGCAGACCACGGCGGTACTGCTCGGCGCGTGGTGGGCGGGCGCCGAGGTGACCCTGGAACCCGACCCGGACGTCGAGGCGGCGTTCGTCGCCGCCGACCGCCTGCCGGAGGTGGCCGATACCCCCGAAGTCGCCGTCCTGTCGCTGGACGCCCTGGGCGGATCGGTCCGCGACCTGCCGGCGGGCGTCACCGACTTCGCCACCGCGGTGCGGGTACACGGCGACCGGTTCACCCCGAGCGGCGCGGGTGCCGCGCTGGCCGGCGCGGCGGTCGGCACCGTCCTCGACCGGGCTCGTGCCACGGCCGCGGCGCTCGGGATCGGTCCGGACGATCGGGTGTTGTCCACCGCCGAATGGGATTCGGCGGCCGCGCTGATCGACGGGTTCGTCGCCGTGCTGGCCGCCGGGGCGTCCCTGGTTCAGGTGAGCAATCCCGATCCGGCCGCGCAGCAGCGCCGGATCGGGAGCGAACGCATCACGTTGTGCCGCTGA
- a CDS encoding acyl-CoA dehydrogenase, whose product MAGNPDFDLFSLGEIHDELRSAIRALAEKEIAPYAKEVDEKPRFPEEALAVLNASGFNAVHVPDEYGGQGADSVATCIVIEEVARVCGSSSLIPAVNKLGTMGLILAGSDELKQQVLPDIVAGRMASYALSEREAGSDAASMRTRARRDGDDWIINGSKCWITNGGHSEWYTVMAVTDPERGANGISAFMVRADDEGFSVTGYEHKLGIKGSPTAELAFENCRVPGDRIIGEPGTGFKTALRTLDHTRPTIGAQAVGLAQGALDAAVAYTKDRKQFGRPVADNQGVQFMLADMAMKIEAARLMVYTSAARAERGEANLGFISAAAKCFASDVAMEVTTDAVQLFGGAGYTTDFPVERMMRDAKITQIYEGTNQIQRVVMSRALLKV is encoded by the coding sequence ATGGCTGGTAATCCCGACTTCGACCTGTTCTCGCTCGGCGAGATCCACGACGAACTTCGCTCGGCGATCCGGGCGTTGGCGGAGAAGGAGATCGCCCCGTACGCGAAGGAGGTCGACGAGAAGCCGCGATTCCCCGAGGAAGCGCTTGCCGTGCTGAACGCCTCCGGATTCAACGCGGTGCACGTGCCGGACGAGTACGGCGGCCAGGGCGCCGATTCGGTCGCGACCTGCATCGTGATCGAGGAGGTGGCGCGGGTCTGCGGCTCGTCGTCGCTGATTCCGGCGGTGAACAAGCTGGGCACGATGGGCTTGATCCTGGCCGGCTCGGACGAGCTCAAGCAGCAGGTGCTGCCGGACATCGTTGCCGGCCGGATGGCCTCGTACGCGCTGTCCGAGCGGGAGGCCGGCTCGGACGCGGCGAGCATGCGCACCCGGGCCCGGCGGGACGGCGACGATTGGATCATCAACGGCAGCAAGTGCTGGATCACCAACGGCGGCCACTCCGAGTGGTACACCGTGATGGCGGTGACCGACCCGGAGCGGGGCGCCAACGGCATCTCCGCGTTCATGGTGCGGGCCGACGACGAGGGCTTCTCGGTGACCGGCTACGAGCACAAGCTCGGCATCAAGGGCTCGCCCACCGCGGAACTCGCGTTCGAGAACTGCCGGGTACCGGGCGACCGGATCATCGGCGAGCCGGGCACGGGATTCAAGACCGCGCTGCGCACGCTCGACCACACCCGGCCGACGATCGGTGCGCAGGCGGTCGGACTCGCGCAGGGCGCGCTGGACGCAGCGGTGGCATATACCAAGGATCGCAAGCAGTTCGGCCGGCCGGTTGCCGACAACCAGGGCGTGCAGTTCATGCTCGCCGACATGGCGATGAAGATCGAGGCCGCTCGACTGATGGTGTACACCTCGGCGGCGCGGGCCGAGCGGGGTGAGGCGAACCTGGGCTTCATCTCGGCCGCCGCGAAGTGTTTCGCGTCGGACGTGGCGATGGAGGTCACCACCGATGCCGTCCAACTGTTCGGTGGCGCCGGCTACACCACCGATTTCCCGGTCGAGCGGATGATGCGCGACGCCAAGATCACTCAGATCTACGAGGGCACCAACCAGATTCAGCGTGTGGTGATGTCGCGGGCATTGCTCAAGGTGTAG
- a CDS encoding TetR/AcrR family transcriptional regulator translates to MPTDDTDYRLNVVDAALQLFAEQGYESTSVDAIAAAAGISRRTLFRQFRSKDDVVFADLEILLGRTRDYLHDDEHADPWLAICAAAMLVYRGYTAEAERARQRYQVVRTVPVLREREIVMVRRYERLFVEYLRSRLPETPGLDRVRFAAAVVTTHNYLLGRMLRGYPSDAEQVWTALVAIRDERTGTHPSDEVVVAVFPRGTRVGELVRTLQNRLGDGL, encoded by the coding sequence ATGCCCACCGACGACACCGACTACCGGTTGAACGTGGTCGACGCAGCTTTGCAGCTGTTCGCCGAGCAGGGCTACGAATCGACCTCCGTGGATGCGATCGCCGCGGCTGCGGGCATCTCGCGGCGCACCCTGTTCCGCCAGTTCCGGTCCAAAGACGATGTGGTCTTCGCCGATCTGGAGATCCTGCTCGGCCGGACCCGGGACTACCTGCACGACGACGAGCACGCCGACCCGTGGTTGGCGATCTGTGCTGCGGCGATGCTGGTGTACCGCGGTTACACGGCCGAGGCGGAGCGGGCCCGGCAGCGCTATCAGGTGGTGCGGACCGTGCCGGTGCTGCGCGAACGCGAGATCGTGATGGTCCGCCGGTACGAGCGGCTGTTCGTCGAGTATCTTCGGTCCCGGCTGCCGGAGACTCCCGGACTGGACCGGGTACGGTTCGCGGCAGCGGTCGTGACCACGCACAACTATCTGCTCGGCCGGATGCTGCGGGGCTACCCCAGCGATGCCGAGCAGGTATGGACCGCACTGGTGGCGATTCGCGACGAGCGGACCGGAACTCACCCGTCCGACGAGGTCGTCGTGGCTGTTTTCCCCCGCGGAACGCGGGTGGGTGAGCTGGTCCGGACTTTGCAAAATAGACTCGGTGACGGTCTCTGA
- the purE gene encoding 5-(carboxyamino)imidazole ribonucleotide mutase codes for MADPSVGLIMGSDSDWPTMSAAAEALAEFEIRFEVGVVSAHRTPQRMLDYAAGAAGRGLKVIIAGAGGAAHLPGMVAAITPLPVIGVPVPLKYLDGMDSLLSIVQMPAGVPVATVSIGGARNAGLLAARILGSADPELQERMVRFQTGLQSLVLAKEDALRRRLSGDTVG; via the coding sequence ATGGCTGATCCGTCGGTCGGGCTGATCATGGGGAGCGACTCGGACTGGCCGACGATGTCGGCGGCCGCGGAGGCGCTGGCCGAGTTCGAGATCCGGTTCGAGGTCGGGGTGGTCTCGGCGCACCGCACGCCACAGCGCATGCTCGACTACGCCGCGGGCGCGGCCGGGCGGGGGCTGAAAGTGATCATCGCCGGCGCCGGGGGAGCAGCCCATCTGCCCGGCATGGTCGCGGCGATCACCCCGTTGCCGGTGATCGGCGTGCCGGTGCCGCTGAAGTACCTGGACGGGATGGACTCGCTGTTGTCGATCGTGCAGATGCCGGCCGGGGTACCGGTTGCCACGGTGTCGATCGGCGGCGCCCGCAATGCCGGCCTGCTCGCCGCCCGCATTCTCGGGTCGGCGGACCCGGAGTTGCAGGAGCGGATGGTGCGGTTCCAGACCGGGCTGCAGTCGCTGGTCCTGGCCAAGGAGGACGCGCTTCGGCGCCGATTGTCGGGCGATACCGTGGGGTGA
- a CDS encoding 5-(carboxyamino)imidazole ribonucleotide synthase has product MTPVTAASPPSSASATGRPGAHSPVALPTVTMVGGGQLARMTHQAAIALGQRLRVLAQHPDDPAAQVSPDVVLGSHTDLDALRTAAVGAGALTFDHEHVPTEHLEVLVAEGVNVAPPPHALVLAQDKLAMRLRLAELGVPVPRFAAVRTAAEVRAFGAPLVLKMIRGGYDGRGVWSADDLDTALTVAEPLFAAGTTLLAEAKVPFRRELAAVVARSPYGQGAAWPVVESVQRAGQCAVVIAPAPGLTEELATAAEELALRLAAELGVVGVLAVELFEVAPDPDAPGGLLVNELAMRPHNSGHWGMDGAVTGQFEQHLRAVLDYPLGDTTPLAPVTVMANILGAPQAPAMSLDERLHHLFARMPEAKVHLYGKAERPSRKIGHVNVLGDDVADVRERAERAAHWMAHARWLDGWDGGNGHG; this is encoded by the coding sequence ATGACACCCGTGACGGCTGCCTCTCCGCCTTCGAGCGCGTCGGCCACCGGCCGGCCGGGCGCGCATTCCCCGGTCGCCCTGCCGACCGTGACGATGGTCGGCGGCGGTCAGCTGGCCCGGATGACACATCAGGCGGCGATCGCCCTCGGACAGCGGTTGCGGGTGTTGGCGCAACATCCGGACGATCCGGCCGCCCAGGTGAGCCCGGACGTGGTGCTCGGTTCCCACACCGACCTCGATGCGCTGCGCACGGCTGCGGTCGGCGCCGGCGCGCTCACCTTCGACCACGAGCACGTCCCGACCGAACACCTCGAGGTGCTCGTCGCCGAGGGCGTCAATGTGGCGCCGCCGCCACACGCCCTGGTACTCGCACAGGACAAGCTCGCCATGCGGTTACGGCTCGCCGAGCTGGGCGTGCCGGTGCCCCGGTTCGCGGCGGTGCGCACCGCGGCGGAGGTGCGGGCGTTCGGTGCGCCGCTGGTGCTCAAGATGATCCGGGGCGGCTACGACGGGCGCGGGGTGTGGTCGGCCGACGACCTCGACACTGCGCTGACGGTGGCCGAACCGCTGTTCGCCGCGGGGACGACGCTGCTGGCCGAGGCCAAGGTGCCGTTTCGGCGGGAGCTGGCGGCCGTGGTGGCCCGGTCGCCGTACGGCCAGGGCGCGGCCTGGCCGGTGGTCGAGTCGGTGCAGCGGGCCGGGCAGTGCGCGGTGGTGATCGCCCCGGCGCCGGGCCTGACCGAGGAGCTCGCCACGGCGGCCGAGGAGTTGGCGTTGCGGTTGGCGGCCGAGCTCGGGGTGGTCGGGGTGCTTGCGGTCGAGTTGTTCGAGGTCGCCCCGGATCCGGACGCCCCCGGCGGGTTGCTGGTCAACGAGTTGGCGATGCGTCCGCACAACTCCGGGCACTGGGGCATGGACGGCGCGGTCACCGGCCAGTTCGAACAGCATCTGCGGGCGGTTCTGGACTATCCGCTGGGCGACACCACCCCGCTCGCGCCGGTCACCGTGATGGCGAATATTCTCGGCGCCCCGCAGGCGCCGGCGATGTCGCTGGACGAACGGCTGCACCACCTGTTCGCGCGGATGCCGGAGGCCAAGGTGCATCTCTACGGGAAGGCCGAGCGCCCGTCCCGCAAGATCGGACACGTGAACGTGCTCGGCGACGACGTCGCCGACGTGCGGGAGCGCGCCGAGCGCGCGGCGCACTGGATGGCGCACGCCCGATGGCTCGACGGATGGGACGGGGGAAACGGTCATGGCTGA
- a CDS encoding sensor histidine kinase, with protein sequence MRRRILLAILAVVVLTALVLGLPLTYTAWLWVEDITRNGLQDRLNRIAVEVVAQEGQRGIVEGPLDVRAIQPLIPDGGRLTVVYPTPLDNASRLDIGAPPIGPSLAESLSMGTSGSLRIEVSSADMRRLQRQAVGAVGLVVLGSIAAGAGVGVLTARRLADPLRDVAARAARLALGDFRPDPRRHGIAELDRVSDVLDSATVEIAGRLQREHSLAADVSHQLRSRLTAVRLHLDELSVHPDPAVVGEAEQAMAQVDRLTTAIDDLVRASRTDGAAARTPVAVLAELTGVVGEWEPAFADAGRALRLAGDPELRAPVTGTRLREAVSVLIDNALGHGDGACTVTVRPIRGERGTVCVEVRDEGGGISDELAPHVFDRGFSAAGSTGVGLALARALVEADGGRLELQRRRPAVFTLFLRTVPEFVRAPAEEPR encoded by the coding sequence GTGCGTCGCCGGATTCTGCTGGCCATCCTCGCCGTGGTGGTGCTGACCGCGCTGGTCCTCGGCCTGCCGCTCACCTACACCGCCTGGTTGTGGGTCGAGGACATCACCCGTAACGGTCTGCAGGATCGGCTGAATCGGATCGCGGTCGAGGTGGTAGCGCAAGAGGGACAGCGCGGCATCGTCGAGGGGCCGCTCGACGTCCGGGCGATCCAACCGCTGATCCCGGACGGCGGTCGGCTCACCGTGGTGTACCCGACGCCGCTGGACAACGCGTCCCGGCTCGATATCGGTGCCCCGCCGATCGGTCCGTCGCTCGCCGAGTCGCTGTCCATGGGAACGTCGGGGTCGCTGCGGATCGAGGTGTCGTCGGCCGATATGCGGCGGCTGCAGCGCCAGGCCGTCGGTGCGGTCGGGCTGGTTGTGCTGGGTTCGATCGCGGCCGGTGCCGGCGTCGGCGTGCTCACCGCCCGCCGGCTCGCCGACCCGCTACGTGATGTGGCTGCCCGCGCCGCGCGGCTCGCGCTGGGCGATTTCCGGCCGGACCCGCGGCGGCACGGAATCGCCGAGCTCGACCGGGTATCCGATGTGCTGGATTCGGCCACGGTGGAGATCGCCGGCCGGTTGCAGCGCGAGCACTCGTTGGCGGCCGACGTATCGCATCAGCTGCGGAGCCGACTGACCGCGGTGCGGTTGCACCTGGACGAGCTGTCGGTGCACCCCGACCCGGCCGTGGTCGGCGAGGCCGAGCAGGCCATGGCCCAGGTGGATCGGCTGACCACAGCGATCGACGACCTGGTCCGGGCATCCCGGACCGACGGGGCGGCGGCCCGGACTCCGGTGGCGGTGCTGGCGGAACTGACCGGGGTGGTCGGGGAATGGGAACCGGCGTTCGCCGACGCGGGCCGGGCGTTGCGGCTGGCCGGCGATCCGGAACTGCGTGCTCCGGTCACCGGTACCCGGTTGCGTGAGGCGGTGTCGGTGCTGATCGACAACGCGCTCGGGCACGGCGACGGTGCCTGCACGGTGACCGTGCGCCCGATCCGCGGCGAGCGGGGCACGGTCTGTGTGGAGGTGCGCGACGAAGGCGGGGGAATCAGCGACGAGCTCGCCCCCCACGTGTTCGATCGGGGCTTCTCGGCGGCCGGCTCCACCGGGGTCGGGCTGGCGCTCGCCCGGGCCCTGGTCGAGGCCGACGGCGGCCGGCTGGAACTGCAGCGTCGCCGGCCGGCGGTGTTCACGTTGTTTCTGCGCACCGTGCCGGAGTTCGTCCGGGCGCCGGCCGAGGAACCGCGATAG
- a CDS encoding response regulator transcription factor, whose translation MTVVLLAEDDEAIAAPLSRALGREGYAVTVERSGPVVLEQALAGEHDLLILDLGLPGMDGLEVCRQVRAAGSDLAVLMLTARTDEVDFVVGLDAGADDYVGKPFRLAELMARVRALLRRSATGEDGVVEVRGIRLEPAARRVLLNGTEIGLANKEYELLKVLIDRAGQVVPRETILREVWGDAELRGSKTLDMHMSWLRRKIGDEGPVAERRIATIRGVGFRLNTD comes from the coding sequence ATGACGGTGGTACTGCTCGCCGAGGACGACGAGGCGATCGCGGCACCGCTGTCCCGGGCGCTCGGCCGGGAAGGCTACGCGGTCACCGTGGAGCGGTCCGGCCCGGTGGTGCTGGAGCAGGCGTTGGCCGGCGAGCACGATCTGCTCATCCTGGATCTGGGTCTGCCCGGAATGGACGGGCTCGAGGTGTGTCGGCAGGTTCGGGCGGCCGGTTCCGACCTCGCGGTGTTGATGCTCACCGCGCGCACCGACGAGGTGGATTTCGTGGTCGGCCTGGACGCCGGGGCGGACGACTACGTGGGTAAGCCGTTCCGGCTGGCCGAGCTGATGGCGCGGGTCCGGGCATTGCTGCGTCGCAGTGCCACCGGCGAGGACGGCGTGGTCGAGGTACGCGGTATCCGGCTGGAGCCCGCGGCGCGTCGCGTGTTGCTGAACGGTACCGAGATCGGTCTGGCCAACAAGGAGTACGAGCTGCTCAAGGTGCTCATCGATCGGGCCGGGCAGGTGGTGCCACGGGAGACCATCCTGCGCGAAGTATGGGGGGACGCCGAGCTGCGTGGTTCGAAGACGCTCGACATGCACATGTCCTGGCTGCGCCGCAAGATCGGCGACGAGGGGCCGGTTGCGGAGCGGCGGATCGCGACCATCCGAGGCGTCGGGTTCCGGTTGAACACCGACTGA
- a CDS encoding PH domain-containing protein gives MGYPDEVLADNEQLLLYRHPHWKMLIAPAFAFVLAGALAGFGAGVAQARLEGNTRTAVLVAIAALWLLVLIFQCLLPLLYWRTSHFIVTDRRVLSRRGLITHTGIDIPLSRISNVQFRNGPIDRIFGTGTLIVGSASEDLLEFADIPQVEKVHALLYQEVESARERG, from the coding sequence ATGGGGTATCCGGACGAAGTGCTCGCCGACAACGAGCAGCTGTTGCTCTACCGGCACCCGCACTGGAAGATGCTGATCGCGCCGGCGTTCGCCTTCGTGCTGGCCGGCGCGCTCGCCGGGTTCGGTGCCGGGGTGGCGCAGGCCCGGCTGGAGGGCAACACCCGGACGGCGGTGCTGGTGGCGATCGCCGCGCTCTGGCTGCTGGTGCTGATCTTCCAATGCTTGCTACCACTGCTGTACTGGCGCACCAGCCACTTCATCGTGACCGATCGGCGCGTGCTGAGCCGGCGTGGTTTGATCACCCACACCGGTATCGACATTCCGCTGAGCCGGATCTCCAACGTGCAGTTTCGCAACGGCCCGATCGACCGGATCTTCGGTACCGGCACGCTGATCGTCGGGTCGGCATCGGAAGATCTGCTGGAGTTCGCCGACATTCCCCAGGTGGAGAAGGTGCACGCGCTGCTGTATCAGGAGGTGGAGTCGGCCCGAGAACGCGGGTGA
- a CDS encoding biotin--[acetyl-CoA-carboxylase] ligase encodes MTTLPDRRPLVADVLRAGLDRAADFYSAVEVTARTGSTNADLLARAGDPAADRTVLIADCQDHGRGRHSRSWQAPPRSQVALSVLLRLPGAEPARLGWLPLLTGVAVVDALRRVAGVPAGLKWPNDVLIGERKVAGILAEVGATGPVPVVVVGVGINVDLTSDELPVPHATSLALAGARTTDRNVVAQAVLAELADRITDWQRDGWAVADPAAAYRERCVTLGTPVRAELPGGTTITGIADDVDRNGRLLIDGTAVSAADVTHLRAQ; translated from the coding sequence ATGACCACCCTCCCCGATCGTCGACCGTTGGTTGCGGATGTGCTGCGCGCGGGTCTCGATCGCGCGGCCGACTTCTATTCCGCCGTCGAAGTGACCGCCCGGACCGGTTCGACCAACGCCGACCTGCTCGCCCGCGCCGGCGATCCGGCCGCCGATCGCACCGTGCTGATCGCGGACTGTCAGGATCACGGCCGGGGCCGGCATTCCCGAAGCTGGCAGGCGCCACCACGGTCGCAGGTGGCGCTGTCGGTGCTGCTTCGGCTGCCCGGCGCCGAACCGGCCCGGTTGGGCTGGTTGCCGCTGCTCACCGGGGTCGCGGTGGTCGATGCGTTGCGCCGGGTGGCGGGGGTGCCGGCCGGGCTGAAATGGCCGAACGACGTGTTGATCGGCGAACGTAAGGTCGCCGGAATTCTCGCCGAGGTCGGCGCGACCGGACCGGTTCCGGTGGTCGTGGTCGGGGTCGGCATCAACGTCGACCTGACCTCCGACGAGCTGCCGGTGCCGCACGCGACGTCGCTGGCGTTGGCCGGCGCACGGACCACCGACCGCAATGTCGTCGCCCAGGCGGTGTTGGCCGAGCTGGCCGATCGGATCACGGACTGGCAACGGGACGGCTGGGCCGTGGCCGATCCGGCCGCAGCGTATCGGGAGCGCTGCGTGACGCTCGGCACCCCGGTCCGGGCGGAACTACCCGGCGGCACGACCATCACCGGAATCGCCGACGACGTCGACCGGAACGGGCGGCTGTTGATCGACGGCACCGCGGTCTCGGCCGCGGACGTCACTCATCTGCGGGCGCAGTAG
- a CDS encoding GAF domain-containing protein, giving the protein MSEGWLVVETLDGAARASVVADGARRKDWSSPLRARPGTMVGAAIQAVVGRCCVSRTAVHRTVPARRGAAELTIIGRPVVGAHGVVHAVQVWTGPTGVPVPAPRHVAGWAWDCDRSFAILGPNVEEWFHGTAADPTRRIQMATENFHHIERIDDIDGYLAVLAGAATRWQGMVTVVGEDGDRREAHTAVRRIEGPEPLVRGLFHDVTDVTPADPMPMPAAARLLAGQLDRGSGWVFVPNGVVYDWITPPLPPLDGWQQHLPEFRDRAPYDLAIAQIGAGAEHTACTVSLRFPDGDWIDTDTDIFGLAHGRIRHGLIQVRQRTP; this is encoded by the coding sequence ATGAGCGAGGGGTGGCTGGTCGTAGAGACCCTGGACGGCGCTGCGCGGGCAAGTGTCGTCGCCGACGGAGCCCGGCGTAAGGACTGGTCGAGCCCGCTGCGCGCCCGGCCCGGCACGATGGTCGGCGCGGCGATTCAGGCCGTCGTCGGGCGGTGCTGCGTGAGTCGCACCGCGGTACACCGGACGGTTCCGGCTCGGCGTGGCGCCGCAGAGCTGACGATCATCGGCCGTCCGGTCGTGGGAGCGCACGGGGTGGTGCATGCCGTGCAGGTGTGGACCGGTCCGACCGGCGTGCCCGTGCCGGCGCCGCGACATGTCGCCGGCTGGGCCTGGGACTGCGATCGGAGCTTCGCGATTCTGGGCCCGAACGTCGAGGAATGGTTCCACGGTACGGCCGCCGACCCGACTCGGCGGATTCAGATGGCCACCGAGAACTTCCACCACATCGAGCGGATCGACGACATCGACGGTTACCTCGCGGTGCTCGCCGGCGCGGCGACTCGCTGGCAAGGCATGGTGACCGTCGTCGGCGAGGACGGCGACCGGCGCGAAGCGCACACCGCGGTCCGCCGGATCGAGGGTCCCGAGCCGCTCGTGCGCGGACTGTTCCACGACGTCACCGACGTAACCCCGGCCGACCCGATGCCGATGCCGGCGGCAGCTCGGCTACTCGCCGGTCAGCTCGACCGCGGCAGCGGCTGGGTATTCGTGCCCAACGGTGTGGTCTACGACTGGATCACCCCGCCGTTACCGCCGCTGGACGGCTGGCAACAGCACCTGCCGGAGTTCCGCGACCGCGCACCCTACGACCTGGCCATCGCGCAGATCGGGGCCGGGGCCGAGCACACCGCCTGTACGGTGTCGTTGCGGTTCCCGGACGGCGACTGGATCGATACCGATACCGATATCTTCGGCCTGGCCCACGGTCGGATCCGGCACGGGCTCATCCAGGTCCGGCAGCGGACGCCCTGA
- a CDS encoding acyl-CoA carboxylase subunit beta produces the protein MTTVESGPDTTTPDIHTTAGKLAELTRRLDEARHPMGEKSVDKVHAKGKLTARERILALLDEGSFVELDALARHRSVNFGLADNRPLGDGVVAGYGTVDGRDVCVFSQDSTVFGGSLGEVYGEKIVKVMELAVKTGRPLIGINDGAGARIQEGVVSLGLYGEIFQRNIQASGVIPQISVVLGAAAGGHVYSPALTDFVIMVDQTSQMFITGPDVIKTVTGEDVTMEDLGGAHTHMVRSGVAHYVASGEQDALDYVRDLLSYLPSNNRAEPPRTEPSDPIAGSIEDSLTDEDRELDTIVPDSPNQPYDMHEVIRRLLDDDEFLEVQAERAMNIIVGFGRIDGRSVGIVANQPTRFAGCLDIDASEKAARFVRTCDAFNVPIITLVDVPGFLPGTSQEYNGIIRRGAKLLYAYGEATVGKITVITRKAYGGAYDVMGSKHLGADVNLAWPTAQIAVMGASGAVGFVYRKQLAEATQRGDDVEALRREFQNEYEDTLVNPYIAAERGYVDAVIPPSHTRGQIVTALRLLERKMVSMPPKKHGNIPL, from the coding sequence ATGACCACCGTCGAATCCGGGCCCGACACCACGACGCCGGACATCCACACCACGGCGGGCAAGCTTGCCGAGCTCACCCGCCGGCTCGACGAAGCCCGCCACCCGATGGGCGAGAAGTCGGTCGACAAGGTGCACGCCAAGGGCAAGCTGACCGCGCGCGAGCGCATTCTCGCGCTGCTCGACGAAGGTTCGTTCGTGGAGCTGGACGCCCTGGCCCGGCATCGGAGCGTCAATTTCGGGCTCGCCGACAACCGCCCGCTGGGCGACGGCGTGGTGGCCGGTTACGGGACGGTCGACGGCCGCGACGTGTGCGTGTTCAGCCAGGACTCGACGGTGTTCGGCGGCAGCCTCGGCGAGGTCTACGGCGAGAAGATCGTCAAGGTGATGGAGCTGGCGGTGAAAACCGGCCGGCCGCTGATCGGGATCAACGACGGAGCCGGCGCGCGCATCCAGGAGGGTGTGGTCTCCCTCGGCCTGTACGGCGAGATCTTCCAGCGCAACATCCAGGCATCCGGGGTCATCCCGCAGATCTCGGTGGTTCTGGGCGCGGCGGCCGGCGGGCACGTCTACTCGCCCGCCCTGACCGACTTCGTGATCATGGTCGACCAGACCAGCCAGATGTTCATCACCGGGCCCGACGTGATCAAGACGGTGACCGGTGAAGACGTTACGATGGAGGATCTGGGCGGCGCGCACACGCACATGGTCCGCTCCGGGGTCGCGCACTACGTCGCGTCGGGCGAACAGGATGCCCTCGACTATGTCCGAGACCTGCTGAGTTATCTCCCCAGCAACAACCGGGCGGAGCCGCCCCGGACCGAACCCAGCGACCCGATCGCCGGCTCGATCGAGGACTCGCTGACCGACGAGGACCGCGAGCTGGACACGATCGTCCCGGACTCGCCGAATCAGCCGTACGACATGCACGAAGTGATCCGACGGCTGCTCGACGACGACGAGTTCCTGGAGGTGCAGGCCGAGCGGGCGATGAACATCATCGTCGGGTTCGGCCGGATCGACGGCCGGTCGGTCGGCATCGTGGCGAACCAGCCCACCCGGTTCGCCGGCTGTCTGGACATCGATGCCTCGGAGAAGGCTGCCCGCTTCGTCCGGACCTGCGACGCGTTCAACGTACCGATCATCACCCTGGTCGACGTTCCCGGATTCCTGCCCGGCACCAGCCAGGAATACAACGGCATCATCCGGCGCGGCGCGAAGCTGCTCTACGCGTACGGCGAGGCCACGGTCGGCAAGATCACCGTGATCACCCGAAAGGCCTACGGCGGCGCCTACGACGTGATGGGCTCCAAGCACCTCGGCGCCGATGTGAACCTGGCGTGGCCGACCGCGCAGATAGCGGTGATGGGCGCCTCCGGTGCCGTCGGCTTCGTCTATCGCAAGCAACTGGCCGAGGCCACGCAACGCGGTGACGATGTCGAAGCGCTGCGCCGAGAATTTCAGAACGAGTACGAGGACACCCTGGTCAACCCGTACATCGCCGCCGAGCGCGGGTACGTGGACGCCGTCATTCCGCCCTCGCACACCCGCGGTCAGATCGTCACGGCGCTGCGCCTGCTGGAACGCAAGATGGTTTCGATGCCGCCGAAGAAGCACGGCAACATTCCGCTCTGA
- a CDS encoding acyl-CoA carboxylase epsilon subunit, with the protein MSTPESGRDAEQPVVAVLRGNPTDGEIAAIVVALQAAAASAAPAPPDRRPPELWGPPTALHRGAQPFAPNSYSAFSSLSFVASGFGGG; encoded by the coding sequence GTGAGCACACCCGAATCCGGCCGCGACGCCGAGCAACCGGTCGTCGCCGTACTTCGTGGCAACCCCACCGACGGCGAGATCGCCGCGATCGTCGTCGCCTTGCAGGCGGCTGCCGCGAGCGCGGCTCCGGCGCCCCCCGACCGGCGACCGCCGGAACTTTGGGGCCCGCCGACCGCGTTGCATCGCGGAGCACAACCGTTCGCCCCGAACTCCTACTCGGCGTTCTCCTCACTGTCGTTCGTCGCGTCGGGTTTCGGGGGCGGATGA